A portion of the Toxoplasma gondii ME49 chromosome VIIb, whole genome shotgun sequence genome contains these proteins:
- a CDS encoding bromodomain-containing protein (encoded by transcript TGME49_263580), with amino-acid sequence MSTGASVDAGGSGASASPGVSGASPVSPSPGVSASPRVSGASPVSSLPGASLVVSPFVPLFRIARHEPVSAVKEAFDKTLEKHRREVAEQNPGVSEADLDALQMKQIQEQHLLVDPTSRGTLLFEVAQRAKDEEAVELAQFLVDDKRVLAVTQRDRMQQTCLFYAAREGHVALCRFFIERGCDPNAQDTVGQTCLFYASREGRAACIAEILDRGGNPNLIDINRQSCLFYAARDNRLDAVRVLLEKGADPQVKDTLRKTAWHFAKANNHVAVCALLKGAGGAGAQAAAAGVGAQGVRTGPSLPGRTCSISSLSSFSGAAPASPNAGAETPEALDGARAVGPGRTASGVHGEAVCVEEVPQRKKYRLQFRPLPEDCPDLWLNAENEKLTEFERLFPALSVWRREESQMGCGEGVSAESSQNHYDAIHSALLQNSQQAALGAGSGTDLLGLWQSAASALLSELSKYEGGHIFEKPVDPKTAPGYYDVVTRPMSLSCIKAKIKKSDYTHPQQFLKDVEQVFINCEIYNQQGSWVWSIGKNMQKFFTNQVMITRFRDYVDKYDKIYSVLAECEEENRRAKASAERNSSAGEENERGPGAGPGERSETTAETGAAELRSGSSDRESGEETGNTKGEKDASSAETGESPEGPGEVKSEDGARREGDPLPTAKAEEEREWTEEQEAGAAKKEKEESANGQAAVGGKEGRKRRRDNGESRGA; translated from the exons ATGTCGACTGGCGCGAGTGTGGACGCGGGTGGCTCGGgagcctctgcgtctccgggAGTCTCTGGagcttcgcctgtctctccctctccaggCGTCTCGGCCTCTCCACGAGTCTCTGGagcttcgcctgtctcttctcttccgggCGCGTCTTTGgtggtgtctccgtttgtcCCCCTCTTCCGCATCGCGCGCCACGAGCCTGTTTCTGCGGTGAAGGAGGCGTTTGACAAGACGCTGGAGAAGCACAGGCGCGAGGTCGCAGAGCAGAATCCGGGCGTCTCTGAGGCAGACCTCGACGCGCTGCAGATGAAGCAAATTCAGGAGCAGCATCTGTTGGTCGACCCCACTTCCCGGGGGACGCTGCTCTTCGAAGTTGCGCAGCGAGCAAAGGACGAGGAAGCCGTCGAGCTCGCACAGTTCCTCGTGGACGACAAGCGAGTCCTCGCCGTGACGCAGCGCgaccgcatgcagcaaacATGTTTGTTCTACGCCGCTCGCGAAGGACATGTCGCCCTCTGTCGGTTCTTCATCGAACGCGGCTGCGACCCAAATGCGCAAGACACGGTGGGGCAAACTTGTCTGTTCTACGCGTCTCGCGAGGGCCGCGCTGCGTGCATTGCGGAGATCCTGGACCGAGGCGGGAACCCAAACTTGATCGACATCAATCGACAGTCCTGCCTCTTCTACGCGGCGCGCGACAACCGCCTCGACGCCGTCCGAGTGCTCCTTGAAAAAGGCGCAGACCCCCAGGTGAAAGACACCCTGAGGAAGACTGCATGGCACTTCGCGAAGGCCAACAACCACGTTGCGGTGTGCGCGCTTCTCAAGGGTGCAGGCGGCGCGGGAGCCCAAGCCGCCGCTGCGGGCGTTGGAGCCCAAGGCGTCCGAACCGGTCCCTCCCTCCCTGGAAGGACTTGCAGCatctcgtcgctctcctcaTTCTCCGGCGCGGCGCCAGCCTCGCCCAACGCAGGtgcggagacacctgagGCTCTCGATGGCGCTCGCGCTGTCGGACCTGGAAGAACTGCCTCAG GCGTCCACGGCGAGGCCGTTTGCGTGGAGGAAGTtccgcagagaaaaaaataTCGCCTGCAGTTTCGGCCTCTCCCTGAGGACTGCCCAGACCTCTGGCTTAACGCCGAGAACGAAAAGTTAACAG AATTCGAGCGTCTCTTCCCCGCGCTCAGCGtctggaggcgagaagagtcTCAAATGGGATGTGGGGAAGGCGTCTCTGCGGAGAGTTCGCAGAATCACTACGACGCCATTCACTCCGCACTCCTGCAGAACTCTCAACAAGCTGCTCTCGGCGCAGGCTCAGGGACGGATCTTCTCGGCCTGTGGCAGTCGGCCGCCTCGGCGCTGCTCTCTGAACTGAGCAA atacgAGGGTGGACATATCTTTGAAAAGCCTGTCGACCCCAAGACGGCGCCGGGCTACTACGACGTTGTGACTCGACCGATGTCGCTCTCCTGCATTAAAGCAAAGATCAAAAAGAGTGACTACACACATCCTCAGCAGTTCCTCAAG GATGTTGAGCAAGTGTTCATCAACTGCGAGATCTACAACCAGCAGGGCTCGTGGGTTTGGAGCATTGGAAAGAACATGCAGAAGTTTTTCACGAATCAG GTGATGATCACGCGGTTCCGCGACTACGTAGACAAATACGACAAGATCTACAGTGTCCTCGCTGagtgtgaagaagagaataGGCGGGCAAAGGCGTCTGCAGAAAGGAACTCGAgtgcgggagaagagaatgaGAGAGGTCCTGGTGCTGGCCCTGGAGAAAGGTCGGAGACGACTGCGGAGACCGGAGCTGCAGAGTTGCGGAGTGGAAGTTCGGACAGAGAATCTGGCGAGGAGACTGGCAACAccaaaggcgagaaggacgctTCGTCGGCGGAGACTGGGGAGAGTCCAGAAGGTCCAGGCGAGgtgaagagcgaggacggagcgagaagagagggcgaTCCGTTGCCAACagcgaaggcagaagaagagagagagtggacggaggaacaggaggcaggagctgcgaagaaggagaaggaagagagcgcaAACGGGCAAGCAGCGGTTGGcggcaaagaaggaagaaaacggaggagagacaacggagaatCACGTGGAGCTTGA
- a CDS encoding hypothetical protein (encoded by transcript TGME49_263590) yields the protein MSSLRPTVAVDRLKTADVSREESGPVRLASDSTASRFSLSFLEGIRAFCSLSTSERPVLQQSVWRRLSKTIPVGSFQQTCACRPPLPLFLRLSWGPTSARTRPLSRNLRWRFQSLRPRRLCRLHFSFLQANSPESRSRSAGVCPRRPPRKFRIAACTLSRPAMTALSTQLPAPSTVVLELLHASPRSVSQRPFLPCPKLLSRRMLLGMLLETTLDSRLASCPTSPGKMSLPPSLRRCRRAAAPTTRTYTATGKRGNSTSPPRCLKLPKRTVLRRCCQDAPGVQEAARLLLKCSEPTTCSTCEKRESTAF from the exons ATGTCTTCACTGCGTCCAACAGTCGCCGTCGACAGGTTGAAAACTGCGGACGTTTCCCGCGAAGAATCCGGTCCGGTCCGCCTAGCCAGCGATTCAACCGCCAGCCG ATTTTCACTTTCTTTCCTGGAAGGAATCCGTGCATTTTGTTCGCTTTCCACTTCTGAGCGCCCGGTTCTGCAGCAGTCAGTATGGCGCCGTCTCAGCAAAACAATCCCGGTCGGTTCGTTCCAGCAGACATGCGCCTGTCGCCCGCCTCTGCCTTTATTCCTACGTCTTTCCTGGGGCCCAACAAGCGCACGCACCCGGCCGCTTTCGCGGAATCTCCGTTGGAGGTTCCAGAGTCTTCGTCCGCGCCGGCTCTGCCGTCTTcatttttcctttctgcagGCGAATTCCCCAGAGTCGCGGAGCCGAAGCGCCGGCGTTTGTCCTCGCAGACCCCCGCGGAAGTTTCGAATCGCCGCCTGCACTCTGTCACGTCCAGCGATGACTGCCTTGTCAACGCAGCTTCCGGCGCCTTCGACTGTGGTACTGGAGCTGCTGCATGCTTCTCCCCGCAGCGTGTCGCAGcgtcctttcctcccttGCCCGAAGCTGCTTTCTCGTCGCATGCTTCTCGGGATGTTGCTCGAGACTACCCTAGACAGCCGCCTAGCCTCCTGTCCCACCTCTCCAGGGAAAATGTcacttccgccttctctgcggcgcTGCAGGCGGGCGGCGGCCCCGACAACGCGCACATACACTGCAACCGGGAAGCGAGGCAATTCGACGAGTCCGCCGAGATGCTTGAAACTCCCGAAGAGAACTGTGCTCCGACGCTGCTGCCAAGACGCCCCAGGTGTGCAGGAGGCGGCAAGGCTGCTGCTGAAATGTTCAGAGCCTACGACTTGTTCTACATGTGAAAAACGCGAATCGACAGCCTTCTAA